In the Quercus lobata isolate SW786 chromosome 5, ValleyOak3.0 Primary Assembly, whole genome shotgun sequence genome, one interval contains:
- the LOC115990511 gene encoding uncharacterized protein LOC115990511, translated as MDEVTSTETSSQEVPNAKCPLWQYVTKVEKPPSATVKKGGNTYFKYNYCDVVYLGSYSRVKAHLLKNLNKGIKACPNVTPSHRLEMQRMHDQVENDKLKKEQRSRIPLPPPLPGRGPIPISPFQRQEGSDSTNSVDDKRRKVTGISPIEKAFQDNAKHELDSRIARMFYTSGLPFKFARNPYYRNSYAYATTHSIPGYVPPGYNTLKTTLLQKEIAHVERLLKPIKDFWLENGVSIVFYGWSNPQRRPLINIMTVSDGGPVFIKAIDESGEFKNKHYIVKVLKDTIKEIGHEKVVQVITDNANVMKSAGALVEVADTRFTSIVVMLQRLKLIKRCLQVMTISEQWASYREDDVGKAQKVKDMILSDLWWDKVDYILEFIAPIYDMLRVADTNKPCLHLVYEMWDSMIEKVKVAIYRHEGLEDVEYNSFWSVVYDILIDRWTKNCTLLHCLAHSLNPKYYSIEWLLENPKRISPHRDHEISMERSKCLD; from the exons ATGGATGAAGTTACTAGCACAGAAACTTCATCTCAAGaagtgccaaatgctaaatgtCCTCTTTGGCAGTATGTGACTAAAGTAGAAAAACCACCTAGTGCTACTGTTAAAAAAGGTGGAAACACATACTTTAAGTACAACTATTGTGATGTAGTTTATTTGGGATCCTATTCTAGGGTTAAggctcatttattaaaaaatcttaataaaggTATTAAAGCATGCCCTAATGTGACACCGAGCCATAGGCTGGAAATGCAGCGAATGCATGATCAAGTTGAGAATGATAAGTTAAAGAAAGAACAGAGAAGTCGAATTCCCTTACCCCCACCTCTCCCAGGCCGTGGGCCTATACCTATTTCCCCATTTCAGAGACAGGAAGGGAGTGATAGTACAAATTCGGTTGATGATAAGAGGAGGAAGGTGACTGGGATTTCTCCTATTGAGAAAGCATTCCAGGATAATGCTAAACATGAATTGGATAGTAGAATTGCTAGGATGTTTTACACCAGTGGGCTTCCATTTAAGTTTGCAAGGAACCCATATTATCGTAATTCCTATGCATATGCTACTACCCATAGCATTCCAGGTTATGTTCCTCCTGGATACAATACCTTAAAAACAACACTTTTGCAAAAAGAAATAGCTCATGTTGAAAGACTCTTGAAACCAATTAAAGACTTTTGGCTTGAAAATGGTGTAAGTATAGTTTTTTATGGATGGTCAAATCCACAAAGGAGGcctcttattaatattatgacTGTATCAGATGGGGGTCCAGTGTTTATAAAGGCAATTGATGAGTCAGGTGAATTCAAAAACAAACATTATATTGTTAAGGTGTTGAAGGATACTATAAAAGAGATTGGGCATGAAAAAGTTGTCCAAGTCATCACtgataatgctaatgtgatgaaGTCTGCTGGAGCTCTTGTTGAAG TTGCTGATACTAGATTTACTTCGATTGTTGTAATGCTACAAAGATTGAAATTGATAAAAAGATGCCTTCAAGTTATGACTATTAGTGAGCAATGGGCTTCTTATAGGGAGGATGATGTTGGAAAAGCTCAAAAGGTGAAAGATATGATTCTAAGTGATCTTTGGTGGGATAAAGTTGATTATATCCTTGAATTCATAGCACCTATTTATGATATGCTACGAGTAGCCGACACAAATAAGCCTTGTCTTCATCTTGTGTATGAGATGTGGGATTCAATGATAGAGAAGGTGAAGGTAGCAATATATCGGCACGAAGGCTTAGAAGATGTTGAGTATAACTCATTTTGGAGTGTGGTGTATGATATACTTATTGATCGATGGACTAAAAATTGTACACTATTACATTGCTTGGCTCATTCCTTAAATCCTAA GTATTACTCCATTGAATGGCTTTTGGAGAATCCAAAACGCATCTCTCCACATCGAGATCATGAAATTTCTATGGAAAGGAGCAAGTGTTTGGATTGA